In Marivirga salinae, a single window of DNA contains:
- a CDS encoding WG repeat-containing protein yields the protein MAKLIYIFLIPWCLFAYASHAQAYANFPHDSTLEVFSKKGKKGIRNESGNILLDAKYQAFGWSDGESKSLTGYIGYQQNDLWGLMSNDFEVISKPKYHSLLPFGDDLFIISEKSKYSKVLFYGLIKANGKSKIKTSFRNIYPAGNHLITATKKEKDIYFGIINSSGKTTLPFEYFHIGYLGHDNFILTKNTGEKELIKLASKPEVLLGNMDSVSSFRDGVAIIFRNGKQGLIRQDGKMLLPIEYKKIEWNNGTHIYVTPLDEWTILNQNGRETGIQKADSIFYLNDSLLVKNTSSFAQIHNINTNKSNQVFHADIIGVFGDHFILNKSNQTFIAQDSNQIISEKFNNDVQWNEDFFVAKKKTYQGFENIIISTKGKSIKADSYMFLDNSIALKIKANWGIFDKNLKEVIPPLYLNILRNENQYIVNFKGLYGVIDLNNNWVIPPQYKEIKAINSTQYKLVDKYLREFISDGDGNTEARLYYDFYGNYGVEQDLNDKYRLVDHKGQAISDFKKGKYSGHGKSGIIFRNGNQHILLNDSGKELFKINDYDTIIFSDDEYLAIQKNGQWGFINDSGILRIANRYDTVRPFKNERSAVKIRNSWGFINRSEDLVVQPYYSKVSDFENSTAFVRINNKYGLINVNGDFIIEAEYDEILKEKGFYLLRKASKWGIANTQGEVISYPNYDEITVGNDYLKVEKYGTSRILSKKGTNLIDNQYDQIYYDEERKLFLAKKKSKKEQVFLTDILSGDYP from the coding sequence GCTAATTTTCCTCATGACAGCACTTTGGAAGTATTTTCCAAAAAGGGCAAAAAAGGAATTAGAAATGAAAGTGGAAACATCTTATTAGATGCAAAATATCAAGCTTTTGGATGGTCTGATGGTGAATCAAAAAGCCTAACTGGATATATTGGTTACCAACAAAACGATTTATGGGGCTTAATGTCCAATGACTTCGAAGTAATTTCAAAACCTAAATACCATAGCTTATTGCCATTTGGTGATGATTTGTTTATCATTTCTGAGAAAAGTAAATATTCTAAAGTCCTATTCTATGGCTTAATTAAAGCGAATGGAAAGTCAAAAATTAAGACGAGTTTCCGAAACATTTATCCTGCTGGAAACCATCTTATCACAGCCACTAAAAAAGAGAAGGATATTTATTTTGGTATAATCAATTCCTCTGGTAAAACTACTCTACCATTTGAGTATTTCCATATTGGGTATTTAGGGCACGACAATTTTATTCTAACAAAAAATACTGGTGAAAAAGAACTTATAAAACTCGCTTCTAAGCCAGAAGTATTATTGGGAAATATGGACAGTGTTTCCTCTTTTAGAGATGGAGTAGCTATCATTTTCAGAAATGGAAAACAGGGGCTAATTAGGCAAGATGGCAAAATGTTATTACCAATTGAGTACAAAAAAATTGAATGGAATAATGGCACACATATTTATGTTACACCTCTCGATGAATGGACTATTTTAAATCAAAATGGCAGAGAAACAGGTATACAAAAAGCTGATTCCATTTTTTATTTGAATGATAGTTTACTTGTAAAAAACACTTCTTCATTTGCCCAAATCCATAATATTAACACTAATAAAAGCAATCAAGTTTTTCATGCAGATATCATTGGTGTATTTGGAGACCACTTCATTCTCAATAAATCAAATCAGACTTTCATAGCTCAGGACAGCAATCAAATTATTAGTGAAAAATTCAATAATGATGTTCAATGGAATGAAGATTTTTTTGTAGCAAAAAAGAAAACTTATCAAGGTTTTGAAAACATCATTATTAGTACAAAAGGAAAATCAATAAAAGCTGACTCATACATGTTTTTAGATAATTCCATCGCCCTAAAAATCAAAGCAAATTGGGGTATTTTTGATAAGAATTTAAAAGAAGTCATCCCTCCTCTTTATCTCAATATCCTGAGAAATGAAAATCAATATATAGTGAATTTTAAAGGTCTTTATGGTGTAATTGACCTAAATAACAATTGGGTAATTCCCCCTCAATACAAAGAAATTAAAGCTATCAACAGCACTCAATACAAATTGGTAGATAAATATTTACGTGAATTTATTTCTGACGGAGATGGAAATACCGAAGCCAGACTATATTATGATTTTTATGGAAACTATGGAGTGGAGCAAGATTTAAACGATAAATATAGATTAGTTGATCATAAAGGACAGGCTATATCTGATTTCAAAAAGGGCAAATATTCAGGTCATGGGAAATCAGGAATAATTTTTCGAAATGGAAACCAGCATATATTGCTAAATGATTCTGGGAAAGAACTATTCAAGATTAATGATTATGATACTATCATTTTTTCAGATGATGAATACTTAGCCATTCAAAAAAATGGTCAATGGGGATTTATAAATGATAGTGGTATTTTAAGAATCGCAAATCGCTACGATACAGTGCGTCCTTTTAAAAATGAAAGGTCAGCAGTTAAAATCCGTAATTCATGGGGTTTTATAAATCGAAGTGAAGATTTAGTGGTTCAGCCATATTATTCTAAAGTGTCAGATTTTGAAAACAGCACTGCATTTGTCCGAATTAATAATAAATACGGATTGATTAATGTGAATGGCGATTTCATAATTGAGGCTGAATACGATGAAATTTTAAAAGAAAAGGGATTTTATTTATTGAGAAAAGCTTCAAAATGGGGAATTGCAAATACTCAAGGTGAAGTAATTTCTTATCCTAACTACGATGAAATTACTGTGGGAAATGATTATCTCAAAGTAGAAAAATATGGCACTTCCAGGATTCTCTCCAAAAAAGGAACAAACCTTATTGACAATCAATATGATCAAATCTATTATGACGAAGAAAGAAAGCTTTTCCTTGCAAAGAAAAAATCTAAAAAAGAACAAGTTTTCTTAACTGATATTTTGAGTGGTGACTATCCTTAA
- a CDS encoding sensor histidine kinase: protein MAYKFEHTADIASELPGELLFKIMNESSLVEANGVPAKALRNMLNFITHEFEADEHWVVEESKKDNCLKWDLENPLIKESIPFNHELKEKSQHPFFTVEIKKPFLLFKHHLIFPVDINEKKIYIGFSSQQKFDLTSQDKKFFHVISERLKELILLINNERKEKSKSQRLETILDRLPQAIVFTENRNGDTWLNNEALQIFGLGKNEKSIPSELFSKKLAELKVKVTNKEEVELVGNNMISLNALPSSFGEDWIWKFENFVLKVIRKNAYIAGKEGELWVFDNVSELYFANERLNSLFRKLNVAYNEINANLTEFQSKSSSKNITDLEAEESRIIQQYDDKDILGKVTHDLRTPFAKVYTIVQLLLTDNEENLSDQQVERINLIKQVVADGLQIVKGFLDTGNMVLDDKKFKPETIDIQEFVDNSLMPYELLSAKKNIIFITQVLNKNLKLEVDRTYLRRIVDNLVSNAIKFSSNETQINYTIYQEGEEIIFSVKDQGPGLTDDDKSRLFKKYQQLSAKPIGTDESTGLGLYIVKTMTDKMGGRIWVESESGKGAEFKVAFKAKS from the coding sequence ATGGCTTACAAATTTGAACATACTGCTGATATAGCTTCTGAACTTCCAGGAGAGCTTCTTTTTAAAATAATGAATGAAAGCTCATTAGTTGAAGCAAATGGAGTTCCTGCAAAAGCATTGAGAAATATGCTGAATTTCATTACCCACGAATTTGAAGCTGATGAACACTGGGTGGTTGAAGAAAGTAAAAAAGATAATTGCCTAAAGTGGGATCTGGAAAACCCATTAATTAAAGAGAGCATTCCATTCAACCATGAATTGAAAGAAAAAAGTCAACATCCTTTTTTCACTGTTGAAATTAAAAAGCCATTTTTATTATTTAAACATCATTTAATTTTCCCTGTAGATATAAATGAAAAGAAAATTTACATAGGCTTTTCTTCCCAGCAAAAGTTTGATTTAACTTCACAGGATAAAAAATTCTTTCATGTTATCTCTGAAAGGTTAAAAGAGTTAATCTTATTAATAAACAATGAAAGAAAAGAAAAATCAAAGTCTCAGCGATTAGAAACTATATTGGATAGGCTACCTCAAGCTATCGTGTTCACCGAAAATAGAAATGGTGATACATGGCTAAATAATGAAGCCCTTCAGATTTTTGGCTTAGGAAAAAATGAGAAATCAATCCCATCTGAGCTTTTCAGCAAAAAATTAGCAGAGCTCAAGGTAAAAGTCACCAATAAAGAAGAAGTAGAATTGGTGGGAAATAATATGATTAGCTTAAATGCTTTACCATCAAGCTTTGGAGAAGATTGGATCTGGAAATTCGAAAATTTCGTTTTGAAAGTAATTCGAAAAAACGCCTATATAGCTGGAAAAGAAGGAGAATTATGGGTTTTCGATAATGTAAGTGAATTATATTTCGCTAATGAAAGATTGAATTCTCTTTTCAGAAAACTTAATGTAGCCTACAATGAGATTAATGCTAACCTTACAGAATTTCAAAGCAAATCGAGTAGTAAAAATATTACAGATTTAGAAGCTGAAGAATCACGAATCATACAACAATATGATGATAAAGATATTTTAGGAAAAGTTACTCATGATTTGAGAACCCCTTTTGCTAAGGTTTATACTATAGTTCAGCTTCTTTTAACTGACAACGAGGAAAATTTAAGTGATCAACAGGTAGAAAGAATCAACCTCATTAAGCAAGTAGTAGCTGATGGATTACAAATCGTAAAAGGATTTTTGGATACAGGCAATATGGTCTTGGATGACAAGAAATTTAAGCCAGAAACCATAGATATTCAAGAATTCGTGGACAACAGTTTAATGCCTTATGAACTTTTATCTGCCAAAAAGAATATTATTTTTATTACTCAGGTATTGAATAAAAATCTGAAACTTGAAGTTGATAGAACCTACCTCAGAAGAATTGTGGACAATTTGGTATCCAATGCCATTAAGTTTTCATCAAATGAAACACAAATTAACTACACCATATACCAAGAAGGTGAAGAAATCATATTTTCTGTAAAAGACCAAGGACCTGGACTTACAGATGATGACAAAAGCCGGCTATTTAAAAAATATCAGCAACTATCTGCCAAACCAATTGGCACAGATGAATCTACTGGATTAGGACTTTACATCGTAAAAACCATGACAGATAAAATGGGTGGCAGAATTTGGGTGGAAAGTGAGAGTGGAAAAGGAGCTGAATTCAAAGTTGCTTTTAAAGCCAAATCTTAA